One window from the genome of Treponema sp. OMZ 838 encodes:
- the ispG gene encoding (E)-4-hydroxy-3-methylbut-2-enyl-diphosphate synthase: MYTAEKVRIGGKGSVRSIELGGDSPIAIQTMWKQPLSGDTLQETARKIAELEQLGCDILRFAVPDSESAEAFVKLTGMTPMPLVADIHFDYRLALRCMDGCAAKIRINPGNIGTEDRVSAVIKKAQDTGTVLRIGVNSGSLPADIRNRMEQEIREGRNAEEARAAALVAGAQREAALFDKHGFTQYLVSMKASSVNETIIANELFAAESAAPLHLGVTEAGPLVSGIVKSTLAFSKLLGRNIGATVRVSLSDTMENEVIAAREILTECGKRKGGIRLVSCPRCGRNGFDVHGFVARWQHRLFAEKKDLTVAVMGCVVNGPGEGKFADIGITGAENVILLFKRGVIVQRIDIQGLTEMEKNTVVDAAFEKELRSL, translated from the coding sequence ATGTATACGGCGGAAAAAGTACGGATAGGCGGCAAGGGCAGCGTTCGGAGTATTGAGCTTGGCGGAGATAGTCCTATTGCTATCCAGACTATGTGGAAACAGCCGCTGAGCGGAGATACCTTGCAGGAGACGGCACGGAAAATTGCCGAATTGGAGCAGCTCGGTTGTGATATTCTCCGGTTTGCCGTACCGGATTCCGAAAGTGCCGAAGCGTTTGTCAAGCTTACCGGAATGACGCCGATGCCGCTTGTTGCCGATATTCACTTTGACTATCGACTTGCGTTGCGCTGTATGGACGGCTGTGCTGCAAAAATACGTATCAATCCGGGAAATATCGGAACGGAAGATCGGGTAAGCGCGGTCATTAAAAAAGCACAGGATACCGGTACCGTACTCCGCATCGGTGTCAACAGCGGCTCTCTCCCCGCCGATATACGGAACCGTATGGAGCAGGAAATCCGCGAAGGACGCAATGCAGAGGAGGCGAGGGCAGCCGCATTGGTTGCCGGGGCGCAGCGGGAAGCGGCGCTTTTCGATAAACACGGCTTTACGCAGTACCTTGTGTCGATGAAAGCCTCATCCGTAAACGAAACGATTATTGCCAATGAACTGTTTGCTGCCGAGTCCGCTGCGCCGCTCCATTTAGGTGTTACGGAGGCGGGGCCTTTGGTTTCGGGCATTGTCAAAAGTACGCTCGCATTTTCAAAGCTGCTTGGACGGAATATCGGCGCTACCGTGCGGGTAAGTCTTTCCGATACTATGGAAAATGAGGTTATTGCAGCGCGGGAAATTTTGACGGAATGCGGTAAACGGAAAGGCGGTATCAGGTTGGTGTCGTGTCCGCGCTGCGGCCGTAACGGTTTTGATGTTCACGGGTTCGTTGCACGCTGGCAGCACCGGCTTTTTGCTGAGAAGAAAGACTTGACTGTTGCGGTGATGGGATGTGTTGTCAACGGGCCGGGCGAGGGAAAATTTGCCGATATCGGGATTACCGGTGCGGAAAACGTTATCCTGTTGTTTAAGCGGGGCGTTATCGTTCAGCGTATCGATATACAAGGCTTGACGGAAATGGAAAAAAATACGGTTGTCGATGCAGCCTTTGAAAAGGAGCTGAGGAGTTTATGA
- a CDS encoding NAD(+) synthase, with amino-acid sequence MNIHDYGFYRVAAIVPSCAVGDCTGNAERIIGALRKSAEMGADIAVFPALALTSASCGTFFGHRSLLNAAEDRLAYIVRQTSMEPIIGVVGFPFFFSGNIYSAVAVFSRGTIYGIVPLDGTAHSRVFSMYDGRESSAILTGLQNTAIPFGSDLLFEVEKSRFSFVIGSPKNVLNQSQAGTKNASPDAGNVLPVTGSALYIEPLAQASFTGSFTELCRSAAARSKQERNTVLFVNAGWGESSTDTVCAGERGIYENGELLAAANGFELSSFNKTGDFNFSGYEDDAAITLADMDCEAPSSLGRSLSVCRRIVIPAIPSRGVLLVRPRNPNPFIPLAVQNNEQAWESFFSQVTELQARGLAKRLYHTGCKKTVLGISGGLDSTLALFIAILASRMLRQKADSVTAITMPGFGTTDRTKSNALKLAELLGCTVLSIPIEKAMLQHFADIEHPADLCNTVYENAQARERTQILMDKANQLGALLVGTGDLSESALGWETYNGDHMSMYNVNAGLPKTMLRHCIGYIAAYPSVFLPDADKHTEFRVIVQDILDTPISPELLPAQKQVITQKTEDILGPYELHDFFLYYLLHTDFSPAKILLLAEHCFSTEQRYNRQQILGCMRIFYRRLFSQQFKRSCAPDGVQVGFGSFSPRGAWQMPSDMNAAVWLAELEKLSEV; translated from the coding sequence ATGAATATACACGACTACGGATTTTATCGGGTTGCTGCGATAGTGCCTTCTTGTGCAGTTGGCGATTGCACCGGTAATGCCGAACGGATTATCGGTGCATTGCGGAAAAGCGCCGAAATGGGAGCCGATATTGCCGTATTCCCCGCATTGGCTCTAACATCCGCCAGCTGCGGTACTTTTTTCGGACACCGGTCATTACTGAATGCTGCTGAAGACCGGCTTGCGTATATCGTCCGGCAAACTTCCATGGAGCCGATTATCGGTGTGGTTGGTTTTCCGTTCTTTTTTTCGGGTAATATCTACAGTGCTGTTGCCGTCTTCAGTAGAGGAACTATTTACGGCATTGTACCGCTGGATGGAACCGCTCACTCCCGCGTTTTTTCCATGTATGACGGAAGAGAATCTTCGGCAATTCTTACCGGTTTGCAAAATACGGCTATTCCGTTCGGTTCCGATTTGCTGTTTGAAGTAGAAAAAAGCCGGTTTTCGTTTGTAATCGGCAGCCCAAAAAATGTACTGAATCAAAGTCAAGCCGGAACTAAAAATGCTTCTCCGGATGCGGGCAACGTCCTACCGGTAACCGGATCGGCGTTATACATTGAACCGCTCGCACAGGCTTCGTTCACCGGGTCTTTTACAGAACTTTGCCGTAGCGCTGCAGCCCGGTCAAAGCAAGAAAGAAATACGGTTCTGTTTGTCAACGCTGGTTGGGGAGAGTCTTCAACCGACACTGTCTGTGCGGGCGAGCGCGGCATTTACGAAAACGGCGAGCTGCTTGCGGCGGCAAACGGGTTTGAACTGTCTTCTTTTAATAAAACAGGCGATTTCAATTTTTCCGGCTATGAAGATGACGCCGCTATTACCCTTGCAGATATGGATTGCGAAGCGCCCTCCAGTCTCGGCCGCAGTTTATCGGTTTGCCGCCGTATTGTCATTCCTGCCATACCTTCCCGAGGGGTTCTACTTGTTCGTCCGCGTAACCCCAATCCGTTTATTCCGCTTGCGGTGCAAAATAACGAGCAAGCATGGGAAAGTTTTTTCTCACAGGTAACGGAGCTTCAAGCGCGCGGACTTGCAAAGCGGTTGTACCACACCGGTTGTAAAAAGACAGTACTTGGGATTTCCGGGGGTCTGGATTCCACATTGGCGCTCTTTATTGCGATACTCGCTTCGCGAATGCTCCGTCAGAAAGCCGATTCGGTTACGGCAATTACCATGCCCGGCTTCGGAACAACGGACAGAACCAAATCCAATGCGCTTAAACTTGCAGAATTACTCGGCTGTACCGTTCTTTCCATTCCTATAGAAAAGGCGATGCTGCAACATTTTGCGGATATCGAACACCCCGCAGATCTCTGTAATACGGTCTACGAAAACGCGCAGGCACGGGAACGAACTCAAATTCTGATGGATAAAGCAAACCAGCTTGGGGCGCTGCTTGTCGGGACTGGGGATCTTTCCGAATCCGCGCTCGGATGGGAAACGTATAACGGCGATCATATGTCGATGTATAATGTCAATGCCGGGCTCCCAAAAACCATGTTACGCCATTGCATCGGCTATATTGCGGCATATCCGTCAGTATTTTTACCGGATGCCGATAAGCATACCGAATTCCGCGTTATTGTGCAGGATATTCTCGATACGCCGATCAGTCCTGAACTGCTGCCTGCACAAAAACAAGTCATCACGCAAAAAACCGAGGATATACTCGGCCCCTATGAGCTGCACGACTTCTTTTTATATTATCTGCTGCACACGGATTTTAGCCCTGCAAAAATCCTTTTACTTGCAGAGCATTGTTTTTCTACGGAGCAGCGGTATAACCGTCAGCAGATACTCGGCTGTATGCGTATTTTTTACCGACGCCTTTTTTCTCAGCAGTTTAAACGTTCCTGTGCTCCCGACGGCGTGCAGGTAGGATTCGGCAGTTTCTCCCCGCGGGGAGCATGGCAAATGCCGAGCGACATGAATGCCGCCGTATGGCTTGCCGAACTTGAAAAGTTGTCGGAAGTGTGA
- a CDS encoding DedA family protein, with product MFQTIAAWIGQYISYFPLVIFISLFLGGFNLPISEDIIVITAALLCKQEKASIPAFYAALYFGAVISDYLVYFWGWLLGRGRISEKFFSKLISENNIRRISSALERHGFLTFLFGRFIPFGIRNIISMTSGFVNFPFYKFAFFDAIAAVCNISALFWLVYFLGQRGSHFMKIIGIVLLLLFIGFSIYVMRSEKIFKSSQKKYNAE from the coding sequence ATGTTTCAAACAATTGCCGCGTGGATAGGACAGTATATTTCTTATTTTCCATTGGTTATTTTTATCAGCTTGTTTCTCGGAGGATTCAATCTTCCGATTTCGGAAGATATCATTGTTATTACTGCTGCTTTGCTCTGCAAACAAGAGAAGGCCTCTATTCCTGCCTTCTATGCTGCTCTTTATTTCGGTGCAGTGATCAGCGATTATCTTGTGTACTTTTGGGGATGGCTTTTAGGGCGCGGCAGAATTTCGGAGAAATTTTTTTCAAAATTGATAAGTGAAAATAATATAAGGCGTATTTCCAGTGCACTTGAACGGCACGGCTTTCTAACTTTTTTATTCGGGCGTTTTATTCCTTTCGGTATACGTAATATTATTTCAATGACATCCGGCTTTGTTAATTTTCCGTTTTATAAGTTCGCTTTTTTTGACGCTATTGCAGCGGTTTGCAATATTTCGGCTTTATTCTGGCTCGTCTACTTTCTTGGACAAAGGGGCAGTCATTTTATGAAGATCATCGGAATTGTCCTTTTACTTCTTTTTATCGGCTTCAGTATTTATGTTATGCGATCGGAGAAAATCTTTAAATCTTCACAAAAGAAATACAATGCCGAATGA
- a CDS encoding TrkA family potassium uptake protein, with translation MNKLAIIGLGAFGVRMLEELLHFTDEVIIIDKDPNLIKKYEGKAVKGSVVNITDEESLRKNIPQRIGTAIVDLGGRIELSLMVTKYLKQLGIKEIVVKAETDQHENLLSMVGATKVIFPDREAAKRVMPMLASTLLLNFMPISADLALAEVSINEKYIGMTLLEANLRKELGLNVVAVRKQDCESFEFIEPDYRFAADDILLLAGSEEHIFVFSHHKEDLHKKEHASLFRMLFPRFHL, from the coding sequence ATGAATAAATTAGCAATTATTGGTTTAGGTGCGTTCGGTGTCCGTATGTTGGAAGAACTGCTCCATTTTACCGATGAAGTTATCATTATAGATAAAGATCCTAATCTTATTAAAAAGTATGAAGGCAAGGCCGTTAAAGGCTCTGTCGTTAATATTACCGATGAAGAGAGTCTCCGTAAAAATATTCCTCAAAGAATCGGTACTGCTATTGTTGATCTGGGCGGTAGGATTGAACTTTCGCTGATGGTAACCAAATATTTAAAGCAGCTTGGTATTAAAGAGATTGTTGTAAAGGCCGAAACCGACCAGCATGAGAATCTGTTGTCCATGGTTGGGGCAACTAAAGTGATTTTTCCCGACCGGGAAGCGGCAAAGCGAGTGATGCCGATGCTGGCATCGACTCTATTGTTAAATTTTATGCCGATTTCAGCGGATCTTGCATTGGCTGAGGTAAGCATTAATGAAAAATATATCGGTATGACTCTTCTTGAAGCAAATCTGCGGAAAGAACTTGGTCTCAATGTCGTTGCAGTACGGAAGCAAGACTGCGAAAGTTTTGAATTTATTGAACCGGACTATCGTTTTGCCGCAGATGATATTCTCCTCTTAGCAGGCTCGGAAGAGCATATTTTTGTTTTTTCTCATCATAAGGAAGATTTACATAAAAAAGAACATGCAAGCCTTTTCCGTATGCTTTTTCCGCGCTTTCATCTCTAA
- the yihA gene encoding ribosome biogenesis GTP-binding protein YihA/YsxC yields MLKIVSAEFIKGAINSKQFPQIGVPEFAFFGRSNAGKSSLINMLLNRKNLVKTGSKPGMTREINFFAVNAPAGKQPSAESFCVADLPGYGFAQVSQAERKRIDAMLYDYCTTRSTLKTVFLLMDIRRDPAEIELQTLQFFREHNIPAVLTATKADKLSKNEQATQLLALASFFECSKDEIIVTSSTKKTGREKLLQHLSACLSV; encoded by the coding sequence ATGCTCAAGATCGTATCCGCCGAGTTTATCAAAGGGGCAATTAACAGTAAGCAATTCCCGCAGATAGGCGTTCCCGAGTTTGCTTTTTTCGGACGCTCCAATGCGGGTAAGTCTTCGCTGATAAACATGCTTCTTAATCGGAAAAACCTCGTAAAAACAGGCTCAAAGCCGGGCATGACACGAGAAATCAATTTTTTTGCGGTGAATGCTCCGGCAGGCAAGCAGCCAAGTGCGGAATCGTTTTGCGTTGCCGACTTACCCGGCTACGGCTTTGCGCAAGTATCCCAAGCGGAACGGAAGCGGATTGACGCTATGCTGTATGATTACTGCACAACCCGCTCCACACTTAAAACAGTATTTTTATTGATGGATATCCGGCGGGATCCTGCTGAAATAGAACTGCAAACCTTACAGTTTTTCCGGGAACACAACATACCCGCTGTCTTGACGGCAACCAAAGCCGATAAGCTCAGTAAAAATGAACAGGCAACCCAGCTCCTTGCCCTTGCGTCCTTTTTTGAATGCAGCAAGGATGAAATAATCGTAACCTCTTCTACAAAAAAAACGGGCAGAGAAAAGCTGTTACAGCATCTCTCCGCCTGTCTTTCTGTGTAA
- a CDS encoding glucose-6-phosphate isomerase, giving the protein MWKNLDECSLFRDLQEAQIPDLTQWMKGAGGANRIERYSIPMAAGLHYNYAAKQVDESILTKLGMLANEQQVTLKYRMLLSGEEINTGERRKVLHHLTRGQLGGDVIYNGKNMRAFYLEQQEKVRKFSEAVRNGSITAPSGKPFTDVVQIGIGGSDLGPRALYLALKAWGERHNKLKLRAHFISNVDPDDAAAVLSALDLSTTLFILVSKSGTTLETLTNERFVGQFLQAAGLNPAKQMVAVTSESSPLANNPSYLASFYMDDFIGGRYSSTSACGGAVLSLAFGADTFDALLAGAAAADKQALEPDHTKNAALMDALIGVYERNILGYGSTAILPYSQALSRFPAHLQQLDMESNGKSVNRFGEPVRYKTGQVIFGEPGTNGQHSFYQLLHQGTDIVPLQFIAFEESQYGKDITVEGSTSQQKLLANVVAQITAFAVGKQDENANKSFAGGRPSSLIYGKTLTPEALGALLAHYENKVMFQGFIWNVNSFDQEGVQLGKVLAKKVLSHDMPPELAAYARLFGL; this is encoded by the coding sequence ATGTGGAAAAACTTAGATGAATGTTCCCTGTTTCGAGATTTGCAGGAAGCACAAATACCGGACCTCACACAATGGATGAAAGGAGCCGGAGGAGCAAACCGTATAGAACGATACTCCATACCGATGGCTGCCGGTCTGCACTACAATTATGCTGCAAAGCAGGTTGACGAAAGCATCCTAACGAAACTCGGTATGCTCGCGAATGAACAGCAAGTAACATTAAAGTACCGAATGCTCCTTTCGGGCGAAGAAATCAACACCGGAGAACGCCGGAAAGTCCTGCATCATCTGACACGCGGACAGCTTGGCGGCGATGTTATCTACAACGGCAAAAATATGCGTGCCTTTTATTTGGAACAGCAGGAAAAAGTCCGTAAGTTTTCCGAAGCTGTCCGAAACGGTTCCATCACCGCGCCATCCGGTAAGCCCTTCACCGATGTTGTACAGATCGGTATCGGCGGTTCGGATCTCGGCCCGCGTGCGTTGTACCTTGCGTTAAAAGCATGGGGGGAGCGGCATAACAAGCTCAAGCTCCGTGCTCACTTTATATCGAATGTAGACCCTGACGATGCGGCGGCGGTACTTTCCGCACTGGACTTATCAACAACGCTGTTTATCTTGGTTTCAAAGAGCGGTACCACGCTTGAAACGCTCACCAACGAACGTTTCGTCGGGCAATTCTTGCAAGCGGCGGGACTAAATCCTGCAAAGCAAATGGTTGCTGTAACGAGCGAAAGCAGTCCGCTTGCCAACAATCCTTCATACCTTGCATCCTTCTATATGGATGACTTTATCGGTGGACGGTACTCTTCCACCTCTGCATGCGGAGGCGCGGTGCTTTCGCTTGCATTCGGAGCGGATACCTTTGACGCCCTCCTCGCCGGAGCCGCCGCAGCGGATAAGCAAGCCCTTGAACCGGATCATACCAAAAATGCCGCGCTCATGGATGCGCTGATCGGTGTCTATGAACGGAATATCCTCGGCTACGGCAGCACCGCCATCCTGCCCTACAGTCAAGCGCTTTCCCGCTTCCCTGCTCATCTGCAGCAGCTCGACATGGAATCCAATGGAAAGTCGGTGAACCGCTTCGGCGAACCGGTTCGCTATAAAACAGGGCAGGTTATCTTTGGAGAACCGGGAACCAACGGGCAGCACTCGTTCTATCAGCTGCTGCACCAAGGCACCGATATTGTGCCACTCCAGTTTATCGCCTTTGAAGAAAGTCAATACGGCAAAGACATTACCGTCGAAGGCTCTACCAGTCAGCAAAAGCTGCTTGCCAATGTTGTCGCGCAGATAACGGCCTTTGCAGTCGGTAAACAGGATGAAAATGCGAATAAGAGCTTTGCCGGAGGACGCCCATCAAGCCTTATCTACGGAAAGACGCTTACGCCGGAAGCGCTCGGCGCGCTGCTTGCGCACTACGAAAACAAGGTTATGTTCCAAGGCTTTATCTGGAATGTCAACAGCTTCGATCAGGAAGGGGTTCAGCTCGGTAAGGTGCTTGCTAAAAAAGTCTTATCGCACGATATGCCGCCCGAACTCGCCGCCTACGCCCGCCTCTTTGGACTATAA
- a CDS encoding MraY family glycosyltransferase → MQLTHVQLIIFTMLIPCAISAFFVYLVILFAKRHNLYDDVGGRKIHSGKIPRLGGVGFFSAFVLSVFITYFTFPGSIVISHQFTAIIIGGCLIFFMGLWDDLKNWRAIYKLIVQLVAAGIVVYAGFRFTRISFGPISLFIPFGIFAYPITILWIAGVTNAVNLMDGIDGQVGCLSASLLISYIVLFCTDLPPHFSMTYTCIILTAAIIGFLFFNLSRPKAKIFMGDAGSQFLGFVLAILPLVPRNDGYETAAAPFAAIFMMLPIFDMIAAIWRRIRDKKPIREGDRMHLHHKLMLIGYSPRGALVTVMILQIIIDIFVTLAVISQGLMALATLIGLSLVGILFFALIHFEKEKHLTNDNPAAPKNNR, encoded by the coding sequence ATGCAACTGACACATGTGCAGCTTATCATATTCACGATGCTGATCCCCTGCGCCATATCAGCCTTCTTTGTATACCTTGTAATTCTTTTTGCAAAACGGCACAACTTATACGATGACGTCGGCGGTAGAAAAATCCATTCGGGGAAAATTCCGCGGTTAGGCGGTGTCGGTTTCTTTTCTGCCTTTGTATTGAGCGTCTTTATCACCTACTTCACATTTCCGGGCAGTATCGTTATAAGCCACCAATTTACGGCTATTATCATCGGAGGCTGCTTAATTTTCTTTATGGGCCTTTGGGATGACCTAAAAAACTGGCGGGCTATCTATAAGCTTATTGTTCAATTAGTTGCAGCAGGTATCGTCGTTTACGCAGGCTTCCGTTTCACCCGTATCAGTTTTGGCCCTATCAGTCTTTTCATCCCCTTCGGTATTTTTGCGTATCCGATAACGATACTCTGGATTGCCGGTGTTACCAATGCCGTAAACTTGATGGACGGCATCGACGGACAAGTAGGCTGTTTGAGCGCTTCATTGCTGATCAGCTATATCGTTTTATTTTGTACGGATTTACCGCCTCATTTTTCTATGACCTATACCTGCATCATATTGACTGCTGCGATTATAGGTTTTTTATTTTTTAATCTTTCCCGCCCTAAAGCAAAGATATTTATGGGAGATGCGGGTTCTCAGTTTCTCGGCTTTGTACTTGCAATACTCCCGCTCGTACCCAGAAATGATGGATATGAAACTGCTGCTGCTCCTTTTGCGGCTATTTTTATGATGCTGCCTATTTTCGATATGATTGCCGCAATTTGGCGGCGTATACGGGATAAAAAACCGATACGGGAAGGGGACAGGATGCACCTTCATCATAAGCTGATGCTCATCGGCTATTCGCCACGAGGGGCATTGGTTACTGTAATGATTTTACAGATCATTATAGATATATTCGTAACGCTGGCGGTTATCTCACAAGGACTGATGGCACTAGCAACGCTTATCGGGCTTTCACTGGTGGGGATATTATTCTTCGCGCTCATTCATTTTGAAAAAGAAAAACACCTTACCAATGATAATCCGGCTGCTCCGAAGAATAACCGGTAA
- the dpaL gene encoding diaminopropionate ammonia-lyase codes for MEKILWSENKLPKTDNKQLAVMALDEINKAHAFHKSFPQYAPTPLVPLKNMADMLGVGSVFIKDESWRFGLNAFKVLGGSFAMAKYIAKQLKKDVSELPYDVLTGEKLRKEFGQATFFTATDGNHGRGVAWAANKLGQKSVVLMPKGSTKTRFDNIAKEGAKVTIENVNYDECVRMAAALAAKTEHGVMVQDTAWDGYEEIPAWIMQGYGTMALEAAEQLKAAGVDRPTHIFVQAGVGSLAGAVQGYFKNLFPNNCPITVVVEARAADCLYRSATAADGKPHFVTGDLQTIMAGLACGEPNTISWDILKNNTSCFVSAPDWVSARGMRMLAAPIKGDAPVTSGESGAVPFGLLSAIMQHDDMKDLRAALKLDKNSKILCFSTEGDTDPDMYKKIVWEGSYPSL; via the coding sequence ATGGAGAAGATTCTGTGGTCGGAAAATAAGCTTCCGAAAACGGACAACAAACAGCTTGCGGTAATGGCTTTAGACGAAATCAATAAGGCACACGCGTTTCATAAAAGCTTCCCGCAGTATGCACCAACACCGCTCGTTCCATTAAAAAATATGGCGGATATGCTTGGTGTCGGGTCGGTATTTATCAAAGACGAATCATGGCGATTCGGTTTAAATGCTTTTAAAGTACTCGGCGGTTCCTTTGCGATGGCAAAGTATATTGCAAAGCAGCTTAAAAAAGATGTTTCAGAACTCCCCTACGATGTATTAACCGGTGAAAAACTGCGGAAAGAATTCGGGCAGGCTACGTTTTTTACCGCAACCGACGGCAATCACGGACGGGGCGTGGCCTGGGCTGCAAATAAACTCGGTCAAAAATCGGTCGTGCTGATGCCCAAAGGCTCTACTAAAACCCGCTTCGATAATATCGCAAAAGAAGGCGCAAAGGTTACTATAGAAAACGTCAACTATGATGAATGTGTTCGTATGGCTGCAGCGCTTGCCGCAAAAACGGAACACGGCGTTATGGTACAGGATACGGCATGGGATGGGTACGAAGAAATCCCCGCATGGATTATGCAGGGCTACGGTACGATGGCGCTTGAAGCTGCCGAACAGCTCAAGGCAGCCGGCGTAGACCGCCCCACCCATATCTTTGTACAGGCAGGGGTCGGTTCACTTGCAGGAGCCGTACAAGGATATTTTAAAAATCTGTTCCCCAATAATTGCCCCATTACCGTTGTCGTGGAAGCGCGTGCTGCAGACTGCTTGTACCGGTCGGCAACTGCAGCAGACGGAAAACCGCATTTTGTAACGGGCGACTTGCAAACCATTATGGCAGGACTCGCATGCGGCGAACCGAACACCATTTCTTGGGACATCCTAAAGAATAACACCAGCTGCTTTGTTTCCGCACCCGATTGGGTTTCCGCCCGCGGTATGCGTATGCTTGCGGCTCCTATTAAGGGAGATGCGCCGGTTACCTCAGGAGAATCGGGCGCCGTCCCCTTCGGCCTCTTATCCGCAATTATGCAGCACGATGATATGAAGGATTTACGCGCGGCATTAAAACTCGATAAGAATTCAAAGATACTGTGCTTCTCTACGGAAGGAGATACCGATCCCGATATGTATAAAAAAATTGTCTGGGAAGGTTCCTACCCGTCACTATAA